From a region of the Paenibacillus sp. R14(2021) genome:
- a CDS encoding PaaI family thioesterase → MTTGDANRPSDDISALEALEAEAKRTFWGYLGCELIASERGKAVIGLQLRPEHLNLAGIVHGGVLASLLDNAMGLVTILECPGERTVTTGLNVHYLQSSSEGRLTCEAVLLHKSRRTLTLEGRIADNKGELLVWGSGTFRRVT, encoded by the coding sequence ATGACTACAGGAGATGCAAACCGGCCGTCTGACGACATATCCGCGTTGGAAGCGCTGGAAGCGGAGGCGAAGCGAACATTCTGGGGGTATCTGGGCTGCGAGTTGATTGCATCGGAGCGGGGCAAAGCGGTCATTGGGCTGCAGCTTCGTCCGGAGCACCTCAACCTGGCCGGGATTGTGCACGGCGGCGTGCTGGCTTCGCTGCTCGACAATGCCATGGGGCTTGTCACGATTCTAGAATGTCCGGGTGAGCGGACGGTCACAACGGGGTTGAACGTCCACTATTTGCAGAGCTCGTCGGAGGGGAGGTTGACCTGCGAAGCCGTGCTGCTGCACAAATCTCGGCGAACCCTTACGCTTGAGGGGCGTATTGCCGATAATAAAGGCGAGCTCCTTGTATGGGGAAGCGGAACGTTTCGCCGAGTAACGTAA
- the map gene encoding type I methionyl aminopeptidase: MIQYKTIDEIGKMRQAGRIVAACHREIGMRIKPGVTTLEIDRFVEGYMLKCGARPVQKGYKGYPYATCASVGEVVCHGFPQDAPLLEGELVTIDMVAELDGWMADSAWTYAVGRVDRETQRLMNATKFALYQGIKKAVAGNRIGDIGYAVQTVADGEKYAVVEAFIGHGIGRRLHEDPQVHHRGKAGTGKRLREGMVITIEPIFVRGYPDITIDADGWTARTFDGSWGAQYEHTVAVTSSGPLILTD, from the coding sequence ATGATTCAATATAAGACGATCGATGAGATTGGAAAGATGCGTCAAGCCGGACGCATTGTTGCGGCCTGTCATCGTGAGATCGGCATGCGGATCAAGCCCGGCGTCACGACGCTTGAAATCGACCGGTTCGTAGAGGGATATATGCTGAAATGCGGCGCGCGTCCGGTCCAGAAGGGGTACAAAGGGTATCCGTACGCGACATGCGCCTCTGTCGGCGAGGTGGTCTGCCACGGGTTCCCGCAGGATGCGCCGCTCCTTGAGGGCGAGCTGGTGACGATCGATATGGTGGCGGAGCTGGACGGCTGGATGGCCGACTCTGCATGGACTTATGCGGTCGGCCGGGTCGACCGCGAGACGCAGCGCCTGATGAACGCAACGAAATTCGCGCTCTATCAGGGCATCAAGAAGGCTGTTGCGGGCAACCGAATCGGCGATATCGGCTATGCGGTGCAAACCGTTGCAGACGGGGAGAAGTACGCCGTCGTCGAAGCGTTCATCGGACACGGGATCGGGCGCAGGCTGCATGAAGATCCCCAAGTGCATCACAGGGGCAAAGCCGGTACTGGGAAGCGGCTGCGGGAGGGCATGGTCATTACCATCGAGCCCATCTTCGTGAGGGGCTATCCCGACATAACCATCGATGCCGACGGCTGGACAGCGCGGACCTTCGACGGCTCTTGGGGCGCCCAGTATGAGCATACGGTAGCGGTCACGAGCAGCGGGCCGCTTATTTTAACGGATTAA
- a CDS encoding long-chain fatty acid--CoA ligase has translation MEQPQAWPWLRSYPGEVAPSVDIPNMSISGLLLQAAASYPANEALHFFGKTYTYKGLLAAAQRMAAGLQANGIGSGDRVAIMLPNCPQAVIAYFGVLLAGAVVVMTNPLYVERELEHQLKDSGAAAIVTLDLLYPRLGRVRSDKPEEGPVPQLRKVIVTSIQDELPFPKNILFPIKQRRTGHHPQIPYGKHGVTRMASFLAKAPKLPSEVKQDPEKDVALLQYTGGTTGLAKGVMLTHRNLIANAAQCAAWFYRVQEGKERFLAALPLFHVFGLTVIMNLSALKAGTIILLPRFELAAVLKAIRDEKPTIFPGAPTMYIALLGHPSAKKYDLSSINVCISGSAPLPLEVQTQFEAVTGGRLIEGYGLTEAAPVTHANPLWTKRKIGTIGLPLPGTLAKIVDMTTGEELPLGEVGELLIQGPQVMQGYWNKPEATAAALRDGWLHTGDLATVDSDGFFTIVDRIKDIIIAGGFNIYPREVEEVLYEHPGVREAAVIGVKDPYRGETVKAFIVLRQDVSVSSMQLDRWCRERLAVFKVPHMYEFRTELPMTMIGKVLRRKLQEEEELAASGDGDRGGGT, from the coding sequence ATGGAACAACCGCAGGCTTGGCCCTGGCTGCGCAGTTATCCCGGCGAAGTTGCGCCGTCCGTGGACATCCCGAATATGAGCATTAGCGGTTTGCTGCTGCAGGCTGCAGCCAGCTACCCCGCTAACGAGGCGCTGCATTTCTTCGGCAAGACCTACACCTATAAAGGGCTGTTGGCTGCAGCCCAGCGGATGGCCGCAGGGCTGCAGGCGAACGGCATTGGCAGCGGGGACCGCGTCGCGATCATGCTGCCCAACTGTCCGCAGGCCGTTATCGCTTATTTCGGCGTCCTGCTCGCGGGCGCAGTCGTCGTGATGACGAACCCGCTCTATGTGGAGCGGGAGCTGGAGCATCAACTGAAGGACAGCGGCGCGGCAGCGATCGTGACGCTGGATTTGCTCTATCCGCGTCTTGGCAGAGTGAGAAGCGATAAGCCTGAGGAAGGCCCGGTCCCGCAGCTGCGCAAGGTAATCGTTACATCCATTCAAGATGAGCTTCCCTTCCCCAAAAACATCCTCTTCCCCATCAAGCAGCGGCGCACAGGACATCACCCTCAGATTCCATACGGCAAGCATGGCGTGACGCGGATGGCTTCCTTCCTTGCCAAGGCGCCAAAGCTGCCGTCCGAAGTGAAGCAGGATCCAGAGAAGGACGTCGCTCTGCTTCAGTATACCGGCGGAACGACAGGACTTGCCAAGGGCGTCATGCTGACGCATCGCAACCTCATTGCGAACGCCGCGCAGTGCGCGGCTTGGTTTTACCGTGTGCAGGAGGGAAAGGAACGCTTCCTGGCAGCGCTCCCTTTATTCCATGTGTTCGGTCTAACGGTCATCATGAACCTGTCCGCGCTCAAGGCCGGCACCATTATTCTGCTGCCCCGCTTCGAGCTTGCGGCTGTGCTGAAGGCGATCCGCGACGAGAAGCCGACGATCTTCCCCGGCGCCCCTACGATGTATATCGCGCTGCTCGGCCATCCGAGCGCGAAAAAGTACGACCTGTCCTCGATCAACGTATGCATCAGCGGCTCCGCGCCGCTCCCGCTTGAAGTGCAGACGCAGTTCGAAGCCGTTACCGGCGGCAGGCTGATTGAAGGCTACGGCCTGACGGAAGCGGCCCCGGTCACGCATGCCAATCCGCTGTGGACGAAGCGCAAGATCGGCACGATCGGACTGCCGCTCCCCGGCACGCTCGCCAAAATCGTAGATATGACCACGGGGGAGGAGCTGCCCCTCGGGGAGGTGGGAGAGCTGCTCATTCAAGGCCCGCAGGTCATGCAAGGCTATTGGAACAAGCCGGAAGCGACGGCCGCCGCGCTGCGGGACGGCTGGCTGCATACCGGCGATCTGGCGACAGTCGACAGCGACGGTTTCTTTACGATCGTGGATCGGATCAAGGACATTATCATCGCAGGAGGCTTTAATATTTACCCGCGCGAGGTGGAGGAGGTGCTGTATGAGCATCCCGGCGTACGGGAGGCGGCCGTCATCGGCGTGAAGGATCCGTACCGCGGCGAAACGGTAAAAGCGTTCATCGTCCTGCGCCAGGACGTGAGCGTCTCTTCCATGCAGCTTGACCGCTGGTGCAGGGAAAGGCTCGCCGTATTTAAGGTGCCGCATATGTACGAGTTCCGCACGGAGCTGCCCATGACGATGATCGGCAAGGTGCTGCGCCGCAAGCTGCAGGAGGAAGAGGAGCTTGCCGCTTCGGGTGACGGTGATCGGGGAGGGGGGACATGA